One region of Anaeromyxobacter paludicola genomic DNA includes:
- the secD gene encoding protein translocase subunit SecD: MERSWLWRIGLIAAVALFSVYQLVPSWFYFKLPPGERNGPAYEESVPKWAPNARRHLNLGLDLQGGIHLAMGVDVDRAVKAKVARRADEIAEYLKEKGVPVESAQPAGDGRVIEVKTSEPARAEKTVLDQYNSEMYAPSGAPQGATWLAFKTKVLQDFQAKAVEQAEKTIRNRVDKWGVSEPDIKRKSNNQIQIQLPGFKDPEKAKELLGRTAQLEFKIADDESSLLDAVRSELPACQGSEAGFKMPLPAEGCWSVETVELPSGGTRQVTFLAANNRSELDAAIEKHAKSKLDHDHELGIGEGTVGQGPIRDRYYRTYLLRAKTELTGDYIADARAAVDNSQGAGKPVVVFTMSPEGGRLMEKLTTNNLHRRMATVLDGKVETAPYIQGKISTNGQITLGSGRPYQQMFEEANEIALVLKAGALPAPVTIFEERTVGATLGPELIRKGTTAALVGLLLVIFFMILYYRATGLIADVALALNGLLVLAIMAIIGTTLTLPGIAGFVLTLGMAVDANVLINERIREELRAGRTVRQAVDQGYDKVFWTIVDGHVTTLVAAVVLMQYGSGPVRGFAVTLIIGLVASMFTSIVVTRAIMDFFTRRDTARLSV; this comes from the coding sequence ATGGAACGCTCCTGGCTCTGGCGCATCGGGCTCATCGCCGCGGTCGCGCTCTTCTCCGTCTACCAGCTGGTCCCGAGCTGGTTCTACTTCAAGCTCCCGCCGGGCGAGCGCAACGGCCCGGCCTACGAGGAGTCGGTGCCGAAGTGGGCGCCGAACGCCCGCCGGCACCTCAACCTCGGCCTCGACCTGCAGGGCGGCATCCACCTCGCCATGGGCGTGGACGTGGATCGCGCCGTGAAGGCCAAGGTGGCCCGCCGCGCCGACGAGATCGCCGAGTACCTGAAGGAGAAGGGCGTGCCGGTGGAGTCGGCCCAGCCCGCCGGCGACGGCCGCGTCATCGAGGTGAAGACCTCGGAGCCGGCCCGCGCCGAGAAGACGGTCCTCGACCAGTACAACTCGGAGATGTACGCGCCCTCCGGCGCGCCGCAGGGCGCGACCTGGCTCGCGTTCAAGACCAAGGTGCTGCAGGACTTCCAGGCCAAGGCGGTGGAGCAGGCCGAGAAGACCATCCGCAACCGCGTGGACAAGTGGGGCGTCTCCGAGCCCGACATCAAGCGCAAGTCGAACAACCAGATCCAGATCCAGCTCCCGGGCTTCAAGGACCCCGAGAAGGCGAAGGAGCTGCTCGGCCGCACCGCCCAGCTCGAGTTCAAGATCGCCGACGACGAGTCGTCGCTGCTCGACGCGGTCCGCTCCGAGCTCCCGGCCTGCCAGGGCAGCGAGGCGGGCTTCAAGATGCCGCTGCCGGCCGAGGGCTGCTGGAGCGTGGAGACGGTGGAGCTGCCCTCGGGCGGCACCCGCCAGGTCACCTTCCTCGCCGCCAACAACCGCAGCGAGCTCGACGCCGCCATCGAGAAGCACGCCAAGTCGAAGCTCGACCACGACCACGAGCTCGGCATCGGCGAGGGCACCGTCGGCCAGGGGCCGATCCGCGACCGTTACTACCGGACCTACCTGCTCCGCGCCAAGACCGAGCTCACCGGCGACTACATCGCCGACGCTCGCGCCGCGGTGGACAACTCGCAGGGGGCCGGCAAGCCGGTGGTGGTCTTCACGATGTCGCCCGAGGGCGGGCGGCTCATGGAGAAGCTGACCACCAACAACCTGCACCGGCGCATGGCCACCGTGCTCGACGGCAAGGTCGAGACCGCGCCGTACATCCAGGGCAAGATCTCCACCAACGGCCAGATCACCCTCGGCTCCGGCCGCCCCTACCAGCAGATGTTCGAGGAGGCCAACGAGATCGCGCTCGTGCTCAAGGCGGGCGCGCTCCCGGCCCCCGTCACCATCTTCGAGGAGCGCACCGTGGGCGCCACCCTCGGGCCCGAGCTCATCCGCAAGGGCACCACCGCGGCGCTCGTCGGGCTGCTCCTGGTGATCTTCTTCATGATCCTCTACTACCGGGCCACCGGCCTCATCGCCGACGTGGCGCTCGCGCTCAACGGCCTGCTGGTGCTCGCCATCATGGCCATCATCGGCACCACGCTCACGCTGCCGGGCATCGCCGGCTTCGTCCTCACGCTCGGCATGGCGGTGGACGCGAACGTGCTCATCAACGAGCGCATCCGCGAGGAGCTGCGCGCCGGCCGCACCGTGCGGCAGGCGGTGGACCAGGGCTACGACAAGGTCTTCTGGACCATCGTCGATGGCCACGTGACCACGCTCGTGGCCGCCGTGGTGCTGATGCAGTACGGCTCCGGCCCGGTCCGCGGCTTCGCCGTGACCCTCATCATCGGCCTCGTCGCCTCGATGTTCACCTCCATCGTGGTGACGCGCGCCATCATGGACTTCTTCACCCGCCGCGACACGGCGAGGCTGAGCGTCTGA
- the secF gene encoding protein translocase subunit SecF produces the protein MQFKTFDIIPHDTKFDFVGKRHIAVALSLIANLAVIVFSLNAVHGLNFGVDFAGGTEMEVKFDRGVDAADIRRSVEELGFKDASVQTYGPESEHSYLIRVGRIALMSQDDVNRVIQAVKAKLPVSGEPHFNSEVGDKIDFQFTRNPTSDELRAVVESTGVKVREVREEAGLTAGTRSFAVITQGIRDKVENELQAKFSDAKPDVRRVEYVGPAVGRELRNQGFKAILYAMGLIVIYVGLRFDFRFSPGVIIALLHDAIITLGYFAFSGREFNLTAVAVILTVVGYSVNDTVVVYDRIRENQAKLKGKNLADLVNLSINEVLGRTFLTSFATALSLVGLLIYGVGTIFDFSAAMLIGIISGTYSTWFIAAPMTIWLEERAEKKKAAAPRPHEAQAKSV, from the coding sequence ATGCAATTCAAGACCTTCGACATCATCCCGCACGACACGAAGTTCGACTTCGTCGGCAAGCGCCACATCGCCGTGGCGCTGTCGCTCATCGCCAACCTGGCGGTGATCGTGTTCTCCCTGAACGCCGTCCACGGCCTCAACTTCGGCGTGGACTTCGCCGGCGGCACCGAGATGGAGGTCAAGTTCGACCGCGGCGTCGATGCGGCCGACATCCGCCGCAGCGTGGAGGAGCTGGGCTTCAAGGACGCCTCGGTCCAGACCTACGGCCCCGAGTCGGAGCACAGCTACCTCATCCGCGTCGGCCGCATCGCCCTCATGAGCCAGGACGACGTGAACCGCGTCATCCAGGCGGTGAAGGCGAAGCTGCCGGTCTCGGGCGAGCCGCACTTCAACTCGGAGGTCGGCGACAAGATCGACTTCCAGTTCACGCGGAACCCGACCTCCGACGAGCTCCGGGCGGTGGTCGAGTCCACCGGCGTGAAGGTGCGCGAGGTGCGCGAGGAGGCCGGCCTCACCGCCGGTACCCGCTCGTTCGCGGTGATCACCCAGGGCATCCGCGACAAGGTGGAGAACGAGCTCCAGGCCAAGTTCTCCGACGCCAAGCCGGACGTCCGGCGCGTCGAGTACGTCGGCCCGGCCGTCGGCCGCGAGCTGCGCAACCAGGGCTTCAAGGCGATCCTCTACGCCATGGGGCTCATCGTCATCTACGTGGGCCTGCGGTTCGACTTCCGCTTCAGCCCCGGCGTGATCATCGCGCTCCTCCACGACGCCATCATCACGCTCGGCTACTTCGCCTTCTCCGGCCGCGAGTTCAACCTCACCGCGGTCGCCGTGATCCTGACGGTGGTGGGCTACTCGGTGAACGACACCGTGGTGGTCTACGACCGCATCCGTGAGAACCAGGCCAAGCTCAAGGGCAAGAACCTGGCGGACCTCGTGAACCTCTCGATCAACGAGGTGCTCGGTCGAACCTTCCTCACCTCGTTCGCGACCGCGCTCTCGCTGGTGGGCCTCCTCATCTACGGCGTCGGGACCATCTTCGACTTCTCCGCCGCCATGCTCATCGGCATCATCTCGGGCACCTACTCCACCTGGTTCATCGCCGCTCCGATGACCATCTGGCTGGAGGAGCGGGCCGAGAAGAAGAAGGCCGCCGCGCCGCGGCCGCACGAGGCGCAGGCGAAGTCGGTCTAG
- a CDS encoding NAD(P)-dependent alcohol dehydrogenase produces the protein MSKVKCYAAQAAKAPLAPWEIARREVGDHDVRIEIAYCGVCHSDLHQVRDEWGGSVFPMVPGHEIVGRVTKVGRRVERFKEGDLAGVGCMVDSCRTCQSCRRDLEQFCEQGAAFTYNGTEMDRKTPTYGGYSSEVVVTEKFALRVPSSLELSAVAPLLCAGITTWSPLRHWKVEKGQRVGVVGLGGLGHMAVKLAASLGAEVTMLSTSRSKEADARRLGAHEFALTRDDETFTKLAGRFDLIVDTISAPHDYNKYLGMVKVDGTMVVVGVPPAPEPVDAFSLIGGRKSLAGSLIGGIRETQEMLDYCGQHGIVADVEVIPAAKINEAYERMMKGDVRYRFVIDAKSL, from the coding sequence ATGTCCAAGGTGAAGTGCTACGCCGCCCAGGCCGCGAAGGCCCCGCTCGCACCCTGGGAGATCGCCCGCCGCGAGGTCGGGGATCACGACGTCCGCATCGAGATCGCCTACTGCGGCGTCTGCCACTCCGACCTCCACCAGGTCCGCGACGAGTGGGGCGGCTCCGTCTTCCCCATGGTCCCCGGCCACGAGATCGTCGGGCGGGTGACGAAGGTCGGCCGGCGCGTGGAGCGGTTCAAGGAGGGCGACCTCGCCGGCGTCGGCTGCATGGTGGACTCCTGCCGCACCTGCCAGAGCTGCCGGAGGGACCTCGAGCAGTTCTGCGAGCAGGGCGCCGCCTTCACCTACAACGGCACCGAGATGGACCGGAAGACGCCCACCTACGGCGGCTACTCGTCGGAGGTGGTGGTCACGGAGAAGTTCGCGCTGAGGGTCCCATCGAGCCTCGAGCTCTCGGCGGTCGCGCCGCTGCTCTGCGCCGGCATCACCACCTGGTCGCCGCTTCGCCACTGGAAGGTGGAGAAGGGTCAGCGGGTCGGCGTGGTGGGCCTGGGCGGCCTCGGCCACATGGCGGTGAAGCTCGCCGCCTCCCTGGGCGCGGAGGTCACGATGCTCAGCACCTCGCGCTCGAAGGAGGCCGACGCCCGCCGCCTCGGCGCGCACGAGTTCGCCCTCACCCGCGACGACGAGACCTTCACGAAGCTGGCCGGGCGCTTCGACCTCATCGTGGACACCATCTCGGCGCCGCACGACTACAACAAGTACCTCGGCATGGTGAAGGTGGACGGCACCATGGTGGTGGTGGGCGTGCCCCCCGCGCCCGAGCCGGTGGACGCCTTCTCGCTCATCGGCGGGCGCAAGAGCCTGGCCGGCTCGCTCATCGGCGGCATCCGCGAGACGCAGGAGATGCTCGACTACTGCGGCCAGCACGGGATCGTCGCCGACGTGGAGGTGATCCCCGCCGCGAAGATCAACGAGGCCTACGAGCGGATGATGAAGGGCGACGTCCGCTACCGGTTCGTGATCGACGCGAAGAGCCTGTAG
- a CDS encoding outer membrane lipoprotein-sorting protein: MLLARAIAAFLPAVALAAPAPAPPDLDALLHHLDDLYRSRSSIGRMELSVTGPRVQRSLRLKAWTIGEDRALVVIEAPPREAGTATLKVGENLWNWLPRIARTIRVPPSMMLGSWMGTDFTNDDLVKESSLRKDFTTRIEARTADPPGWKLVSDVRPGVVGRWQRIETFVSDERLPVREVFYDRKGRRARTLTFDDVRALGGRRLPARLTLLPEDDPGRRTELRYLELELDVPVAAETFSLSRLERTR, translated from the coding sequence TTGCTGCTCGCGCGCGCGATCGCCGCGTTCTTGCCCGCCGTCGCGCTGGCGGCGCCGGCCCCGGCCCCTCCGGACCTCGACGCGCTGCTCCACCACCTCGACGACCTCTACCGCTCGAGGAGCTCCATCGGGCGGATGGAGCTCTCGGTGACCGGCCCCCGCGTCCAGCGCTCGCTGCGGCTCAAGGCCTGGACCATCGGCGAGGACCGGGCCCTGGTGGTCATCGAGGCGCCGCCGCGGGAGGCCGGCACCGCCACGCTCAAGGTGGGTGAGAACCTCTGGAACTGGCTGCCGCGCATCGCCCGCACCATCCGCGTGCCCCCCTCGATGATGCTCGGGTCCTGGATGGGCACCGACTTCACCAACGACGATCTCGTGAAGGAGTCCTCGCTGCGCAAGGACTTCACCACCCGGATCGAGGCGCGCACCGCCGACCCGCCCGGCTGGAAGCTCGTCTCCGACGTCCGCCCGGGGGTGGTCGGCCGCTGGCAGCGGATCGAGACCTTCGTCTCGGACGAGCGGCTGCCGGTGCGGGAGGTCTTCTACGACCGCAAGGGCCGGCGCGCGCGCACCCTCACCTTCGACGACGTCCGCGCGCTCGGGGGCCGGCGGCTCCCGGCGCGGCTCACCCTGCTGCCGGAGGACGACCCCGGCCGGCGCACCGAGCTGCGCTACCTGGAGCTGGAGCTCGACGTCCCGGTCGCCGCCGAGACCTTCAGCCTCTCCCGCCTGGAGCGGACCCGCTAG
- a CDS encoding ABC transporter permease, producing MPGTVRIAWRSLWRNRRRTALALAAIGLSQALVLFYDGIMRGYGDWMVAVITGPMLGHAQAHAPGWRRERSVDLVLPRAGRALAAIRGLPEVAQASARVWAPALAALGEDGHAVVVVGLDPAAEAHRHGLLAGAAPGALAGREVLVGRLLAEKMGIRPGATLALVGQAADGSLANDLVRVAGLLDTSVDEVNRLGVVMSLPAAQELFALGDAAHELVIHARDPAKAPEVAARAARLPELAGAEVLDWKSLDPGLVSIVALVRASGLFILLLVFVAAAAGVANTMLMATFERTHELGMLLALGVTPRRVVGLVVAEALALGLTGAALGTALGGALVALTHARGFDLARLMGGGPAQLSFAGLRMSMRFYPSLGWVELVQSFGAVAVTSLLAAGWPAARAARLEPARAMRG from the coding sequence GTGCCCGGCACCGTCCGCATCGCGTGGCGCAGCCTCTGGCGGAACCGGCGCCGCACCGCGCTGGCGCTGGCCGCCATCGGCCTCTCGCAGGCGCTGGTGCTCTTCTACGACGGCATCATGCGCGGCTACGGCGACTGGATGGTGGCGGTGATCACCGGCCCCATGCTCGGCCACGCCCAGGCCCACGCGCCCGGGTGGCGGCGGGAGCGGTCGGTGGACCTCGTCCTGCCGCGCGCCGGCCGGGCCCTGGCGGCGATCCGCGGGCTGCCGGAGGTGGCCCAGGCCTCGGCCCGGGTCTGGGCGCCGGCCCTGGCGGCGCTGGGCGAGGACGGGCACGCGGTGGTGGTGGTGGGGCTCGATCCCGCCGCCGAGGCGCACCGGCACGGGCTCCTCGCCGGCGCGGCCCCCGGCGCGCTCGCCGGGCGGGAGGTGCTGGTGGGGCGGCTCCTGGCCGAGAAGATGGGGATCCGGCCCGGCGCCACGCTGGCGCTGGTGGGCCAGGCCGCCGACGGCTCGCTGGCGAACGACCTGGTCCGGGTGGCCGGCCTGCTCGACACCTCGGTGGACGAGGTGAACCGGCTCGGGGTGGTGATGTCGCTGCCGGCCGCGCAGGAGCTCTTCGCGCTGGGCGACGCGGCCCACGAGCTCGTGATCCACGCCCGCGACCCGGCGAAGGCGCCCGAGGTGGCCGCGCGCGCCGCCCGCCTGCCGGAGCTCGCCGGCGCGGAGGTGCTCGACTGGAAGTCGCTCGACCCGGGGCTGGTGTCGATCGTGGCCCTGGTGCGCGCCTCGGGGCTGTTCATCCTCTTGCTGGTCTTCGTCGCCGCCGCCGCGGGGGTGGCGAACACCATGCTGATGGCCACCTTCGAGCGCACCCACGAGCTCGGGATGCTGCTCGCGCTCGGGGTCACGCCGCGGCGGGTGGTCGGCCTCGTGGTGGCCGAGGCGCTCGCCCTCGGGCTCACCGGCGCCGCGCTGGGGACGGCCCTCGGCGGCGCCCTGGTGGCGCTCACGCACGCCCGCGGCTTCGATCTCGCCCGGCTCATGGGCGGCGGGCCCGCGCAGCTCTCGTTCGCCGGCCTGCGGATGTCGATGCGCTTCTACCCGAGCCTGGGCTGGGTCGAGCTGGTCCAGTCGTTCGGCGCGGTGGCGGTCACCTCGCTGCTCGCGGCCGGCTGGCCGGCCGCCCGGGCCGCCCGGCTCGAGCCGGCGCGGGCCATGAGGGGGTGA
- a CDS encoding ABC transporter permease encodes MAWVAGRYAVRSVRRNLRRTALSVLGVAVGCALAILTDSFNRGTREMYARAGAESGAGHLRVAPAGWRLARDPRLRLADWRRDLAAARGLPGVAAATPRARAEALLAMGTHVAPVELAGVDAETEPATYRFVRRIARGRYLAPGEEGAAVVGAALAERLRAGLGDEVLATAVGRGGRIEGLMLRIVGVVATGSEEIDAGICQVALADVERLTGLPGASEVTLLLRDWKASEPLRPALAAAVAPGDEVLTWGELSPEFRDHLRQDAATSRLVTGVVLLVVLLGVASAQLAAVLERRREFAVLSAMGMSAARMVRLVVLEALALGVAGAVAGLALALPLCWRFAARGLDFSRWMGASYAFQGVIVEPVVRGDLGPWILPEALLVSLGATLAASLYPAWFAARTDPAAALRVAR; translated from the coding sequence ATGGCCTGGGTCGCCGGCCGCTACGCCGTCCGCAGCGTCCGCCGCAACCTCCGGCGCACCGCGCTGTCGGTGCTCGGGGTCGCCGTCGGCTGCGCGCTCGCCATCCTCACCGACAGCTTCAACCGCGGCACCCGCGAGATGTACGCCCGCGCCGGCGCCGAGAGCGGCGCAGGCCACCTGCGCGTCGCCCCGGCCGGCTGGCGGCTGGCGCGCGACCCGCGGCTGCGGCTCGCCGACTGGCGCCGGGACCTCGCCGCCGCCCGCGGGCTGCCCGGCGTCGCCGCCGCCACCCCGCGGGCCCGGGCCGAGGCGCTGCTCGCCATGGGCACCCACGTCGCCCCGGTGGAGCTCGCAGGGGTGGACGCCGAGACCGAGCCCGCCACCTACCGCTTCGTCCGCCGGATCGCGCGCGGCCGCTACCTCGCGCCGGGCGAGGAGGGCGCCGCGGTGGTCGGCGCGGCGCTCGCCGAGCGGCTCCGGGCCGGGCTGGGCGACGAGGTCCTCGCCACCGCGGTGGGCCGGGGCGGGCGCATCGAGGGGCTCATGCTCCGGATCGTGGGCGTGGTCGCCACCGGGAGCGAGGAGATCGACGCCGGCATCTGCCAGGTGGCGCTCGCCGACGTGGAGCGGCTGACCGGGCTCCCCGGCGCGAGCGAGGTGACCTTGCTGCTGCGGGACTGGAAGGCCTCCGAGCCGCTCCGGCCGGCGCTGGCGGCCGCGGTGGCGCCGGGGGACGAGGTGCTCACCTGGGGCGAGCTCTCGCCCGAGTTCCGCGACCACCTCCGGCAGGACGCCGCCACCTCGCGCCTGGTGACCGGGGTGGTGCTCCTGGTGGTGCTGCTCGGCGTCGCGAGCGCGCAGCTCGCGGCGGTGCTCGAGCGCCGGCGGGAGTTCGCGGTGCTCTCGGCCATGGGGATGAGCGCGGCCCGGATGGTGCGGCTGGTGGTGCTGGAGGCGCTGGCGCTGGGGGTCGCCGGGGCGGTGGCGGGGCTCGCGCTGGCGCTCCCGCTCTGCTGGCGCTTCGCCGCGCGCGGGCTCGACTTCAGCCGCTGGATGGGCGCGTCCTACGCCTTCCAGGGGGTGATCGTGGAGCCGGTGGTCCGGGGCGACCTCGGCCCCTGGATCCTGCCCGAGGCGCTGCTGGTCTCGCTGGGCGCGACCCTGGCGGCGTCGCTCTACCCGGCCTGGTTCGCCGCCCGCACCGATCCCGCCGCCGCCCTGAGGGTCGCCCGATGA
- a CDS encoding ABC transporter ATP-binding protein, whose translation MTEPVLLARGVSKVFAQGRVEVRALRGVDLEVSEGEFLALVGPSGSGKTTFLNLAGALDVPTEGELRVLGRRVAALSRRERAELRLHALGFVFQAYNLVPVLTARENVEFVLELQGVPGAERRARAEAVLAELGLAELSHRRPGELSGGQQQRVAVARAVAARPRLVLADEPTANLDGENAESLMHLMRALRDAHGMTFVFSTHDPRVVKHAGRVVTLVDGRVARDEPHEVEQEYELPAGSGPVAGRQGSRS comes from the coding sequence ATGACCGAGCCCGTCCTGCTCGCCCGCGGCGTCTCGAAGGTCTTCGCCCAGGGGAGGGTGGAGGTGCGCGCGCTGCGCGGCGTGGACCTGGAGGTGTCCGAGGGCGAGTTCCTCGCGCTCGTGGGCCCCTCCGGCTCGGGCAAGACCACCTTCCTCAACCTCGCCGGCGCCCTCGACGTGCCCACCGAGGGCGAGCTGCGGGTGCTCGGCCGGCGGGTGGCCGCCCTGAGCCGAAGGGAGCGCGCCGAGCTGCGGCTGCACGCGCTCGGGTTCGTGTTCCAGGCCTACAACCTCGTCCCGGTGCTCACCGCCCGCGAGAACGTGGAGTTCGTGCTCGAGCTGCAGGGCGTCCCCGGGGCGGAGCGGCGCGCCCGCGCCGAGGCGGTGCTGGCCGAGCTCGGCCTCGCCGAGCTCTCCCACCGGCGCCCCGGCGAGCTCTCGGGCGGGCAGCAGCAGCGGGTGGCCGTGGCGCGGGCGGTGGCGGCCCGGCCCCGGCTGGTGCTGGCCGACGAGCCGACCGCCAACCTCGACGGCGAGAACGCCGAGTCGCTCATGCACCTCATGCGCGCCCTGCGGGACGCCCACGGGATGACCTTCGTCTTCTCCACCCACGACCCGCGGGTGGTGAAGCACGCCGGCCGGGTGGTCACGCTGGTGGACGGCCGGGTGGCGCGGGACGAGCCGCACGAGGTTGAGCAGGAGTACGAGCTGCCGGCCGGGAGCGGGCCGGTCGCGGGCCGGCAGGGGAGCCGGTCGTGA
- the recJ gene encoding single-stranded-DNA-specific exonuclease RecJ — translation MNVPARRRWVEVPCDEAAAQGLERALSLHPLAARTLACRGLADPAEAERFLAARLADLPDPFLMRGMEEAVGRIRRALADRERVCVYGDYDVDGVTSTVILTRFLRAAGGEVVTYTPHRLVEGYGLNAGAVAKLAADGVKLLVTVDCGITSVEEVRAAAALGLEVVVVDHHTVPVALPAAAAILNPHQPGCGYPSKVLAAVGVTFCLLMALRKRLREAGWFGAARPEPNLREYLDLVALGTVADVVPLTGANRVLVRHGLEALAKTGRPGLRALKQVAGVPEGAPVTAGQVGFRLGPRVNAAGRLDDAGRGVRLLLCEDPAEAAALARELDDENRARQEIERQILDEALTEAAARVAEGARGLVLAREGWHPGVIGIVASRVVERFHRPTLLIGVNDGVGKGSGRSIEGFHLYDALASCERHLARFGGHKHAAGVTVAPEAIPAFRAAFEAHAAGALGEDDLVARCRIEGRLAAGEATERAAEALERLAPFGAGHPEPLFALRARPTRARSMGAGGAHLKLAFGGVDAVGFSMGDRLPLCDGEVEVAASLGFDEWDGRRRLQLKLKDLRRPA, via the coding sequence GTGAACGTTCCGGCGCGGCGGCGGTGGGTGGAGGTCCCCTGTGACGAGGCGGCGGCGCAGGGGCTGGAGCGGGCCCTCTCGCTCCACCCGCTCGCGGCGCGGACCCTGGCCTGCCGGGGGCTCGCCGATCCGGCGGAGGCCGAGCGCTTCCTCGCCGCGCGGCTCGCCGACCTGCCCGACCCCTTCCTGATGCGGGGCATGGAGGAGGCCGTCGGCCGCATCCGGCGCGCCCTCGCCGACCGCGAGCGGGTCTGCGTCTACGGCGACTACGACGTGGACGGCGTCACCTCCACCGTGATCCTCACCCGGTTCCTCCGGGCGGCCGGGGGCGAGGTGGTGACCTACACGCCGCACCGGCTGGTGGAGGGCTACGGGCTCAACGCCGGCGCGGTGGCGAAGCTCGCCGCCGATGGGGTGAAGCTGCTCGTCACGGTGGACTGCGGCATCACCAGCGTGGAGGAGGTGCGCGCGGCGGCGGCGCTGGGGCTCGAGGTGGTGGTGGTGGATCACCACACCGTCCCGGTGGCGCTCCCGGCCGCGGCGGCGATCCTGAACCCGCACCAGCCCGGCTGCGGCTACCCGTCCAAGGTGCTCGCCGCGGTGGGCGTCACCTTCTGCCTCCTCATGGCGCTCCGCAAGCGGCTGCGCGAGGCGGGCTGGTTCGGGGCGGCGCGGCCCGAGCCGAACCTGCGCGAGTACCTCGATCTCGTCGCCCTCGGCACGGTGGCCGACGTGGTCCCGCTCACCGGCGCCAACCGGGTGCTGGTGCGCCACGGGCTCGAGGCGCTGGCGAAGACCGGCCGCCCCGGGCTGCGCGCCCTGAAGCAGGTGGCCGGGGTGCCGGAGGGCGCGCCGGTCACCGCCGGCCAGGTCGGGTTCCGGCTCGGGCCGAGGGTGAACGCCGCGGGCCGGCTCGACGACGCGGGGCGGGGCGTGCGGCTGCTCCTCTGTGAGGATCCGGCCGAGGCGGCGGCCCTCGCCCGCGAGCTGGACGACGAGAACCGGGCGCGGCAGGAGATCGAGCGGCAGATCCTCGACGAGGCGCTCACCGAGGCGGCGGCGCGGGTGGCGGAGGGGGCGCGCGGGCTCGTGCTGGCGCGCGAGGGCTGGCACCCGGGCGTCATCGGCATCGTGGCCTCGCGGGTGGTGGAGCGCTTCCACCGGCCCACCCTCCTCATCGGCGTGAACGACGGGGTGGGGAAGGGGAGCGGCCGCAGCATCGAGGGCTTCCACCTCTACGACGCGCTCGCCTCCTGCGAGCGACACCTCGCCCGCTTCGGGGGGCACAAGCACGCCGCCGGGGTCACCGTGGCGCCGGAAGCGATCCCGGCCTTCCGCGCCGCCTTCGAGGCCCACGCGGCCGGCGCGCTCGGGGAGGACGATCTCGTGGCCCGCTGCCGCATCGAGGGCCGGCTCGCCGCCGGCGAGGCCACCGAGCGCGCGGCCGAGGCGCTGGAGCGGCTCGCGCCCTTCGGCGCCGGCCATCCCGAGCCGCTCTTCGCGCTCAGGGCGCGTCCCACCCGGGCCCGGAGCATGGGGGCTGGCGGAGCGCACCTCAAGCTCGCGTTCGGGGGCGTGGACGCGGTCGGCTTCTCGATGGGCGACCGGCTCCCCCTCTGCGACGGCGAGGTGGAGGTCGCGGCCTCGCTGGGCTTCGACGAGTGGGACGGCCGCCGTCGGCTACAGCTGAAGCTGAAGGACCTGCGCCGCCCCGCCTAG
- a CDS encoding YHS domain-containing protein, which translates to MRARTDGVSLDPICGKPVVEQDSASSEYKRRRYFFCSKRCKERFERRAERLRLQDLARMGALFSKAQVQWGVA; encoded by the coding sequence ATGAGGGCGCGGACCGACGGGGTTTCGCTGGATCCGATCTGCGGGAAGCCGGTGGTGGAGCAGGACTCGGCCAGCAGCGAGTACAAGCGGCGCCGCTACTTCTTCTGCTCGAAGCGGTGCAAGGAGCGCTTCGAGAGGCGGGCCGAGCGGCTGCGGCTCCAGGACCTCGCCAGGATGGGGGCCCTCTTCAGCAAGGCCCAGGTCCAGTGGGGAGTCGCCTAG